In a single window of the Necator americanus strain Aroian chromosome X, whole genome shotgun sequence genome:
- a CDS encoding hypothetical protein (NECATOR_CHRX.G26303.T1), which produces MAMLTLCKSIVKCLEQIVIAVLLYNGYLSEAGASLVDKKLGLNIVPTTAIVELAAPTFYYGRLDRAKARTKERIQSRYPDLGRRFHRIGLPPKKGSFQLFVTGYQDASHWLRIWDSYPEQAPPPVTQREFQLLFEKLVVLDYVIRNTDRGNDNWLIKYEQADVSETPIVPNDPNPTNVAETQPPDEGQLIDLAEANSRACGPEELVDEHQQRSTSEPGPAEVEWADVTVPKVGIAAIDNGLAFPFKHPDEWRAYPFGWSLLPMAQKPFSDETIDAILPKLDDTNFVRELGEELKQVFKKDKGFDKKMFERQLSVMRGQIFNLREALRTKKSPYQLILMPAQYMVEVKQKKRRQRFRSENDERTDYESDAAHSNAPSSSGQEPPTPTNQRSWHDAYQQKVQTRSPFFRWW; this is translated from the exons ATGGCTATGCTGACACTATGCAAATCAATTGTGAAGTGCCTGGAGCAGATTGTTATCGCTGTGCTGTTGTACAAC GGTTATCTCTCGGAAGCTGGAGCGTCACTAGTTGACAAGAAGCTCGGTCTGAACATCGTACCGACCACCGCGATCGTGGAATTGGCAGCTCCGACGTTCTATTATGGACGTTTGGATCGAGCCAAGGCGAGAACGAAGGAACGCATTCAGTCAAGATATCCCGATCTTGGACGACGATTCCACAGAATCGGCCTTCCCCCAAAG aAAGGCAGTTTTCAACTGTTCGTCACCGGTTACCAAGATGCATCACATTGGCTCCGTATCTGGGATAGTTATCCGGAGCAAGCACCACCGCCAGTAACTCAAAGGGAATTTCAATTGCTATTCGAAAAACTGGTAGTACTCGATTATGTGATTAGAAATACCG ATCGTGGGAACGATAACTGGCTGATCAAGTACGAACAAGCCGATGTGAGCGAAACTCCGATTGTGCCAAACGATCCGAATCCCACAAATGTAGCAGAAACACAG ccaCCTGATGAAGGCCAGTTGATCGACTTAGCGGAAGCAAATAGCCGAGCTTGTGGTCCAGAAG AACTGGTTGATGAGCATCAACAACGATCTACTAGTGAGCCGGGTCCTGCTGAAGTGGAATGGGCTGATGTGACCGTACCAAAAGTGGGAATAGCTGCTATTGACAATGGTCTAGCGTTTCCATTCAAACATCCGGATGAATGGAGAGCAT ATCCATTCGGTTGGTCACTTCTTCCAATGGCACAGAAACCGTTCAGCGATGAGACGATCGATGCGATACTTCCAAAGCTGGACGATACGAATTTTGTTCGTGAACTTGGTGAAGAATTGAAACAAGTATTTAAG aaagatAAAGGATTTGACAAGAAGATGTTTGAACGTCAGCTGTCAGTTATGCGTGGTCAGATCTTCAATCTTCGAGAAGCTTtgcgaacaaaaaaatcaccatATCAATTGATATTG ATGCCGGCTCAATACATGGTggaagtgaaacaaaaaaaacgaaggcaACGTTTTCGTTCTGAAAATGACGAAAGGACAGACTATGAAT cgGATGCCGCTCATTCAAACGCACCATCGTCTTCTGGTCAAGAACCACCAACACCAACTAATCAACGGTCCTGGCACGATGCATATCAGCAGAAAGTCCAAACAAGAAGTCCATTCTTTCGTTGGTGGTAG
- a CDS encoding hypothetical protein (NECATOR_CHRX.G26303.T4) codes for MAMLTLCKSIVKCLEQIVIAVLLYNGYLSEAGASLVDKKLGLNIVPTTAIVELAAPTFYYGRLDRAKARTKERIQSRYPDLGRRFHRIGLPPKKGSFQLFVTGYQDASHWLRIWDSYPEQAPPPVTQREFQLLFEKLVVLDYVIRNTDRGNDNWLIKYEQADVSETPIVPNDPNPTNVAETQPPDEGQLIDLAEANSRACGPEELVDEHQQRSTSEPGPAEVEWADVTVPKVGIAAIDNGLAFPFKHPDEWRAYPFGWSLLPMAQKPFSDETIDAILPKLDDTNFVRELGEELKQVFKKDKGFDKKMFERQLSVMRGQIFNLREALRTKKSPYQLILMPAQYMVEVKQKKRRQRFRSENDERTDYESDAAHSNAPSSSGQEPPTPTNQRSWHDAYQQKVQTRSPFFHLVYNAGEIRMESCSRTYDLKMSQTERTSTEKCWIYMDALLSHSLMDSILHRRRRNIVMALPGICNESS; via the exons ATGGCTATGCTGACACTATGCAAATCAATTGTGAAGTGCCTGGAGCAGATTGTTATCGCTGTGCTGTTGTACAAC GGTTATCTCTCGGAAGCTGGAGCGTCACTAGTTGACAAGAAGCTCGGTCTGAACATCGTACCGACCACCGCGATCGTGGAATTGGCAGCTCCGACGTTCTATTATGGACGTTTGGATCGAGCCAAGGCGAGAACGAAGGAACGCATTCAGTCAAGATATCCCGATCTTGGACGACGATTCCACAGAATCGGCCTTCCCCCAAAG aAAGGCAGTTTTCAACTGTTCGTCACCGGTTACCAAGATGCATCACATTGGCTCCGTATCTGGGATAGTTATCCGGAGCAAGCACCACCGCCAGTAACTCAAAGGGAATTTCAATTGCTATTCGAAAAACTGGTAGTACTCGATTATGTGATTAGAAATACCG ATCGTGGGAACGATAACTGGCTGATCAAGTACGAACAAGCCGATGTGAGCGAAACTCCGATTGTGCCAAACGATCCGAATCCCACAAATGTAGCAGAAACACAG ccaCCTGATGAAGGCCAGTTGATCGACTTAGCGGAAGCAAATAGCCGAGCTTGTGGTCCAGAAG AACTGGTTGATGAGCATCAACAACGATCTACTAGTGAGCCGGGTCCTGCTGAAGTGGAATGGGCTGATGTGACCGTACCAAAAGTGGGAATAGCTGCTATTGACAATGGTCTAGCGTTTCCATTCAAACATCCGGATGAATGGAGAGCAT ATCCATTCGGTTGGTCACTTCTTCCAATGGCACAGAAACCGTTCAGCGATGAGACGATCGATGCGATACTTCCAAAGCTGGACGATACGAATTTTGTTCGTGAACTTGGTGAAGAATTGAAACAAGTATTTAAG aaagatAAAGGATTTGACAAGAAGATGTTTGAACGTCAGCTGTCAGTTATGCGTGGTCAGATCTTCAATCTTCGAGAAGCTTtgcgaacaaaaaaatcaccatATCAATTGATATTG ATGCCGGCTCAATACATGGTggaagtgaaacaaaaaaaacgaaggcaACGTTTTCGTTCTGAAAATGACGAAAGGACAGACTATGAAT cgGATGCCGCTCATTCAAACGCACCATCGTCTTCTGGTCAAGAACCACCAACACCAACTAATCAACGGTCCTGGCACGATGCATATCAGCAGAAAGTCCAAACAAGAAGTCCATTCTTTC ATCTGGTCTACAATGCGGGGGAAATACGAATGGAATCTTGTAGCAGAACATATGACTTGAAAATGAGTCAAACCGAAAGAACGAGTACTGAAAAATGCTGGATTTAC aTGGATGCGCTGTTGAGTCACAGTTTAATGGATTCGATTCTTCACCGACGGCGGAGAAACATTGTCATGGCACTACCAGGGATTTGTAACGAAA